Genomic segment of Arachis hypogaea cultivar Tifrunner chromosome 11, arahy.Tifrunner.gnm2.J5K5, whole genome shotgun sequence:
tAAGCCAGACACATACAAttctaaaaattgaaaaacaaattCTTATATATAACAAGTTGCAACGAAAGAAAAGCATGCACCTGATGAATCATAAGTGCCAAAGATATTTTGTAAAATGATGGAGTGCACGTGTGCATCATTGCCGATAGATTgaggaacatatatatatatatatgatcaagAAGAGCTTATGAGTTATGAGTTCCCCGGGGACCAATTAAACAGTAGTGATTACTGCTTGAAGTTGTGTATAGTCCTATAAGATTAAGAAAGAGTATTAGACCTTGTTATAATATATGGCTGCGTCTGGAGAAGAAGATTGAAACGGAGAAATTGAGATTAaattaagttattatattagatttagtataaaatatattttattaaattatattttaaaaataaaaaagtaaatttaaaatttaaaaaattaaataaaaatattttttaaaaaattattaaaattaaaatttttatttttaaaatttttaatttcttttgtttttatttttctggagatactaaaataattaaaataaattgaaaattttaattttaatttttaactattaaatataatattaacttTCAATCTTCAATCTTAATATCTAAAAACAAACGCTATTATATGTGGGGACATTCTACTATACAGATTGAAGTGgtatagaaagaaaaaataaattattttctcaTGGAGCCAATTTCttctttgttattattattattagttgaaGCACCAAAACAAGAGAAGAATGAGagaataataattaaagaaaatgtGTCATATTCCAAATCACTTGATATATAAAAAACTTTTTGTTAGCCAGTTTAGtttctaataaattttagttACTAAATTAGTCTCTAACTATTATTTCATTAgacaaataattttttacataatatttttacttAGAACTGgactaagattttttttatttaaaggaaactttcattttttatatagtaataaatattaatttggtAAACTTGAAatctgatttgaaaattaatttgtttaataaaACAAAAGTTGAGAAatgatttataataaaatttaatgtctaatatttgataataataaaaaaaaaacttaaagctAATAAAGatattacttaaaaaataatattatatttatccaCTACTTACTAAAAGTAATTATTGTGATCATAATGGAAGGGTCAATGTATGTCTTTGATTGCCTTAGATCTAGCGAGTTATATTTATACACTGTTCTACAGAATGACATCCAAGGATAAATTAAAAGATATCATtgtgatttaattattttcttttgagatggtatctttctataattttcacCAAATTGTTATATCCAAATAATGCACTACTTTGATTTGAGCTTCACATAGGTCAAGACAAAAATGGAATGTCATTATGAAAGTAAATGAATGATGTGTGTTATTTACATTGCAAGTATATAAAGCTATTAGTTTCCTTAATGGAATCATGCATAATCACTATAGACTATAGTGATTTCAATACAATGTGCAACACATACAGTGTTTTAAGCTTTCTCCTTCACTCTCCAACAGTAGTAGCATTTCCCTATAAAAGAAACTAGAAATTAAGAAAATGAACGACATCATTGATGATGAGTTCCTAATGATGAAAATGAAATAAAGGACTTTGagaattttgagtttaatttccATTCTCCTAAAGGTACTAAGAACAtacaattgataattgaaaattttttgaataaagagTGAAGACTGTAGTTAATTTTTTAAGAGAAATTCATATTGTACAtactgtttttatttatttaatattttttattatgaaaaaaaaatctcttcagcatagtattatttttaataatttttaaaaaatttaaaactaaagtatatatataatttaatctaataattGAAAATATTCTTAAGAAATTATATCAAGCTAGCTAGTGCATGGAgttgtttttattaattagatgAACGAACACCCCCTCCCCCAAAGCAACACAAAAAACTGAATCTAACATATGAATTATCAAATGAGAAATAAACCTAGCTAGTAGGTATGAAAGTGCCATATCAactaattaaatcaaacaaaacagtgtatatataattgaaagggcgtgtcaattaattaatttgatcatCAGAAAATAAATTTGCCACAACAATCATGTAACTTGTACTCCTTATAATAATCACAATTAATTTCCTACACAATAATCAAAGATAATTAAgagtaataataattttttttaagaaaaaaaataaattaatgaaattCATAAGTTACTATACGGTGGTAGAAGTAGTAGAAACATTAGCTGTAGAAGTTAGAGTACTAGCACTAGAACTAGAACCACCGGCTCCACCACCACAGGCAGGAGTTTCACCACCGCCGTTGTTGCCGTCGCCGCCACCACCACTTCCACTAGCAATAGAAATTGCACCACTTCCACTACTACTACTCACCGCCGACACCGTCACCGTCGACCTCTTTCGCTTTTTCTTCTCATAAGGGATCCCTCTCGCTTTGGCTTGTCCTTCCCTAACTTCCCTCAGGTAAATCCTAACGGCCTTGGCGCCGAACGGGTTAGACTCAGGGCGGCCTCCGTTTTCTTCGTAGGCCGCCCTGAGTCTTCCTATAAGGGCGTCAAGGCTGCCCCACGCCTGCTTAAGAGGGCAGGCGCAGGGTGCGGGAGGGTTAGGATGTCCGAAATACGGACATCCCGGCACGTGGACCTTGGTCTTTCCGAACTGATCCAAGTATTTCAAGAATTCGATCACGTGCGCGCCGCTGCACCTTGCTAGCGTTAATGGCGGCTTGTGGTTCCGAAGGTACTGCAAGAACGTGTTCCAGTCTCTTCGCTTCTGAGACTCGTACCTGCTCGGTGGCGCCGGCGGCGATGATGTCTCCGCCGGCGTGGCTGTGGTAGTGGTAATTGTTGGTGCTGCAGCAACAGGCAGCGGTGATGGAGGTTCAGGCtctcctctttcttctcctcttcctccacCTTCACTACCTGAAGCTGTGTCCATTAATGAAGAAGCACCACAACCTAGTAATATAGGTTATGGTTTTTCTGTTTGTGTTTGGTTATTGTGTGATGTGGGGGTAGTTTTGATTTAAGAGTTTTTGTAAGAAGGGTTGGGTTGGGTTTCGAAGGTTTTAAGGTTTGGTTGCTGTTGTTAGTTCAGTGTTTTAAGGTTTTGAAGGTTTTAaggagtgtgtgtgtgtttgtttgAGTTTGCGGTGAATGTTTTCACGGGAAAGGGTTTCTggtttcagagagagagagagagaaaggagcgtttagttttggtttggtttgggggagaaagagaaagagagagaaagagaaagaaaaatgggAATTTTTTtagggaaaagagagagagagagattggtGATGGGACGTGAAAAAGCATAGGATGAATGAATggggcaattttttttttttttgggtatcgAATTTAGACacattattactataaaaataaaaattagtagaTAGTCTAGGTTGAATGAAATGGTTTTTGCAAACAGAAGAAGATACAAGAAGAAGGGAATTTAGACACTATTTTCAACAGTATTCCCATTTTCACATGCTGGTGGCCCCTCTTGAAAGAGAATATATCACTatcaacatttttattaaaatttagtcaatattaaaaaatatatataattttatattattaaaatttaatttaaataaataatttaattaattttttaaattaatttaaataaataatttaattaattttttaaattaatttaaataataaatatttatattaaaattagtttataaataaattattttgtatttaattttttaattttaaaaatatttattttaaaaaaaatttaataataaaaaaatcatttttttaattttttcataaatacttaaataattttttaaaaaattaatttaattttaaaaattatactaaatattaatactattatttttataaattaaaaattcaaaaaataatatttgaaactTTTTATACGGACTCTAAATATAATatcacattattaaaaatattaataataatcaattgataattatatattataaaatatactgATCTCTTAATACTATTATCTCTTGAATTTATTACACGttataatactttttattttttcttttttctatttctccTAAAGTTGTAGACTAGTAGTAcgaataattttttgttaaaaaatctcTCCAATCTTTTGTTGACCATTTTTATTAATCTCTTCCAGATGAGTTCATTTATAACATTGGTTAAAATGTCTTTCACATATACATATTGTTGTCAAAGACAAAGATTAAACTATACCCTTTACAATACATTTAAAGATTGGTAAACATTCAACTTAATCTTTAAATAAACTTTCactcttaaataattaaattggttttttatattttaatctgTTATGTGTGAATCTCGTAAAGACAACCTTGTTTATCTTTCTCACCTCAATTAAATATGTGACTATATATAACTTatcactttttctttttgtttttcacaaaaaaaaaacaacacaacTCTTCTTCTGATcttttcattcatgtttttatGGTTCTGAGAATCGAACTTAATTACTTTAACtgagaataaattattatatcaatTCAGTTCGgataaaaaatcaatttataataaaccaataaaaaagttgaaaaaatcaataaaaaaatcagtTAACTACTAATCAATTTTTTagtgattaattaatttaaaataataaaataaaaaattacttttttacataattatatattttatatataaatatattattttattatattcaatttaattctaattaaattttggttaaacctataaatttgtaaatttttaattatattagttcAATAAATGGTTCGATTTTTAGAATCTTATTTCTTTCTCAAAACTTATGtcccaaattttcttttaatatcacATGATCTGATCACATAATTATTCATTTTGACACTCTGTTAACCCAGTAAAACAAAAGTAATCGCAGAGACTAATGTAACAGAAAAAATTCAGTAGCACTTTGATGCAAAACATTTTGAGAACTAATTTGATTCAAATACAAGattttagagactaaaataaatatttaattaaagttTCAAACTATCCAATTAACTACCAATAACCATGTTAGACGCCACTagtatattatataaaagttagAAATTTAAGTAATCAACCTTAACAGAAAATATCGTTAGAAATTTCAATGAATTCAATCGAATTGGACtgaaaaatcttttcattttcatgGCTTTAACTGGATACTTctaattaattattcaaaatatttattatgttaaCTAATTGAGTTGCgtaattagaaattttatttatGATAGGAGTTATACATATATGTAGCAGTACCTTGACTCAGGCCCAGTTtgggtaaataacttaaataagttcttttgaaaaaagagCTTAAAGCATAATGACTTTTATtaatagtagcttataaataagttattttgtgtttggatttttagttataaaagtacttattttgaAGTTGTAGTGTTTgaataaaaaactcaaaaaataatttttttttataaaagaggatgaatattaaaataacgataataacaaatattttccaatattgaatgttgattttaccTAATCTAATCActaatattgtgtatgatatggtaggtgaaaataaaaaataactataaaatgtgtcaatgtatattttgttgttattttttattttactcctaTTAGAACTCCCTTCTCCTTTATTGAGATCAAGAACTTGCtataattaactatgaaaataatagcaagctataaaatcacatgtgaaaaaaataaaattaaaactaaaatttcataccacagttaaatacaaatttaataataaaaaatagagtgataaaatgataaaaaaaatacttagaagGAATATATGCAGTAGGTTGTTCTTCAGATGCAATATTGTCTGAAAATAAAAATGGTGGTAGAGGATCAATACTTTCATCAGATGAATCATTACGTGAAAATGATGGTGAGGTTTGGAACATTGCATGAGAATGATGGTGGAATGATGGTAGAAGGCCAATGCTTCTAGCAGACCTTGAGTGAAAATAGTGGTGAAGAGTCAATATTTTTCACAgagtagatttttttttgttttgaaattaattttaaaaaaaatggtagAATGACTTATCAAAAAGCCgagaagtcatatatttctacttcttCAAAAAGCTGTAAATTAACTTTTCGGGAAGTTAAAAGCTTTTTTAAAGATGGTGCCAAACACGCAGATTATGACTTTTCATAATCCAAAAGTCAAAAAAAAGTAGCTTCTACTACTTCCCAAACGGGCTCTCAGTCTCTTAGCTCAATAACTTTCCTTCTAAAACAGTTAGTTCTGTTAATGCTGTTTTTTGTTATAAGTTGGTTAGTAGGTCTCAGCTGACTCAGCAGTAGCTTTTAGGCCCTTCTAGTATTTGTTATAGTCTGTTAACTTAGTTCATGATTTAAATCATGTGTTAGTTAGCCAGCTATACATATAAATTGTAAAATCCACATGCTGTAAGTTCAGTTGCTTGCTTGAATGCAAATCACACACTCTCtcatcttttctctctctctctactctTCTCTTTGAACTTCTCCTCTGAGGCCTGGTAcctttcatggtatcagagcctccAAGTTTCGCTACTTTATCAACAATGGCGCAAGGATTTATAGCAAATCCTATATCGATGAGGATAATTTCCTGCAATAGAAGGATCAAGCAATCTCAACAATAGAAGGGAACGATATGCTGAGCCACGTCACAGGAAGAGGAATTCCTCAACAGCTAGTGCAATCGAATGAAAAAACAGATGCTGTAGTGAATCCAGAGTATCAAAAATCGAAGAGGCAGGATGCACTCCTCAAATCTTGGTTACTGGCATCAATAGCATGTTGGCAAAGTTCAGAAAACCAAAGGCATTTGTCCAAGCAAACATTGCTCAATTTGAAGGACACAATCAACATATGCAAGGAAGAAGAGGAGGCTTCAGAGGAGGattcagaggaggaggaggaagagtgcACAGAGGCGGTAGAAATTTCTCCAATGAAGGAAGACAGTTCACAAGTGAGGGTCAGTTCACGAATGGAAGAGGACAATCTGCTAGAGGAGGCAGAGTGCACAATTCAAGAAGTTATGAATATGATAGGCCACAGTGTCAGCTGTGCAACAAATTTGGCCACACTGCAAGTACTTACTGGCACAGATACAGTGAAGATCAGTACTATGAAGACCAAGGTTATGGTGGAAAAAGTTACAACAATACTGGCCACAATCAGAACACTCAGCCACAAGCAAATCTCTGCGATCTGATAGCAACACCAGCAACCGTTCAAGACTCCAATTGGTATCCTGATTCTGGAGCTACACATCATATGACACATGATGAGAAGAATCTGATGGAGAAGGAGAACTACTCTGAAAATGAACAAGTAGTAGTTGGCAATGGAACAGGTTTGCATATCTCCTTTGTTGGAAATTCTTATTTTAAGACTGACTTGAACTCTAAGTTACTGCACATGAAAAACTTGTGTGTGCCTGAACTTACAAAGAACCTAATGAGTGTGCATCAATTGTGCTGTGAtaatcaaatcttttttgaaTTCCATGATGATAAGTGTTATGTAAAGAGTAAAGACACTGAGAAGATTGTGCTTCAAGGAATTGTGGAAAGAGGCCTCTATAAATTCCCTAGTattatgtcaaaaaaaaaaattccctaGTATTAACAAGCTGCAAGCACCACCAGCTAGCTTTGCTGCTGCATATGATACTGCAGTAAGTAATAGCAATAAAAATGATTTCCTTGTTTGGCATGCTAGGCTAGGACACCCTAACCATGCTGTATTGTCCAAAGTATTAAAAGTCTGTAAGCTTTCCTCTATACCAGTAAAAATAAACTGCTCAGCCTGCTGTATTGGCAAGTCTCACCAGCTCCCTTTCCCTTCCTCACTAACTGAGTACACTCATCCCTTAGATCTTGTATATTCAGACATTTGGGGCCCTGCTCCAGTGCCAGATAGCAATGGAAACTGGtattatgttaattttgttgATACCTTTTCAAAATACAGTTGGCTTTATTTAATTAAGTCCAGAGCTCAATTAAAAACAGTCTTTGAAATTTTTCAACAAAAGGTTGAATTGCATttaaacactaaacttaaaatgctGCAAAGTGATAATGCAACCGAATATAGAAGTCTCTCAAAAATTCTGCAGGTTAAGGGAGTTCAGCACAAGTTTGCTTGTCCCCATGTTCACCAACAGAACGGCTCTGCTGAAAGAAAACATAGGCATGTGGTAGAGATGGGATTAACCATATTGGCAGGAGCCTCTATGCCTACAAGGTTCTGGGGAGAAGCATTCTGCACAGCAGCAAAACTAATCAACATGCTTCCAACACCAGTTCTAAATGGTGTGTCTCCAACTGAGAAATTACTTGGCAAGCAGCCCTCCCATGCACAACTCAAAGTGTTTGGTTGCCTGTGTTTTCCACATCAGAGACCTTATAACAAGCACAAACTGGACTTTAGGTCTTCTCCTTACACATTCCTTGGGTATGGAACTGATCAGAAAGGCTATAAATGCCTTACTCAACAAAGAGAAGTCATCATCACACCAAATGTGGTATTCTTTGAAGATCAATTTCCATTTCAGCAAGCAGTTCAAAGTCTTAAGAAAACAACAATCTTAGCTCCTCCACACTCAATTCCAACAATTCCAAGGCTCTCAGCATCTATTCAAGTTCCTCCCACTGATCACCAACTCCAATCCTCAAACACCTCAGCACAAGTCTCTTCTCATCAATTAAACAACCAACAACAGCCTTCAACACCTATCAACTCTACTTCCTCACACTCACTAAGTCATTCTAGTAGCCTGCAAGAAGTCATAGTCCCAGTAGCAAGCTCCTCAGCCCCAACCCCCATCCCTATTGGTGATATTGAAATTGTTCTCCCCTTCACTGACCCTGAGCCTAGCAACACTGAGGTCATCCAAAACACTCATCCAATGATTACTAGAGGCAAAGCAGGCATTGTCAAGGCAAAGCTGTTTCTAGCAAGTGTAGAGTCAAGAAATGTTAAACAGGCACTTCAATGTCCTGAATGGAAGACAGCTATGGATCAGGAGTATGAAGCCCTACTCAGAAACAACACTTGGAAGCTGGTTAAGCTCCCACCTGGTAGAGAGGCAATTGGAAGTAAATGGGTGTTCAGAATCAAATATAATGCAGATGGTTCACTTCAGAAGCACAAAGCCAGGATGGTCGCTCAAGGCTTTGCTCAGAAACCAGGCTTTGACTTTACAAAAACCTACAGTCCAGTTGTTAAGCCCACCTCCATTAGACTGCTGCTTTCAGTAGCACTCTCAAGGTCATGGACAATCAAGCAATTAGATGTAAACAATGCCTTCCTGCATGGTGATTTAGTTGAGGAAGTGTACATGAGGCAGCCCCAAGGATATGAGCAAGGAGATCCTTCATTTGTGTGCAAACTTAGCAAGGCCTTGTACGGTTTGAAACAGGCGCCCAGGGAATAGTACCACAAGCTTGCAAATGGGTTAAAAGAACTAGGATTTGCAGCCACAAAGTCTGACATAGTAGTATTCACTCGTGTTGCTCATCACTTAAAAACCTATGTCCTGGTATACGTAGATGATATCATCGTTATAGGTGAATGTGACAACTCTATTAAGGAAGTAATCAATCAGCTGAATCGCAAGTTTGCTTTAAAAGATCTAGGTGACCTGCACTATTTTCTTGGCATACAAGCCTCAAAGACTAAGAGTGGAGGATTGGTATTTACTCAGCAGAAATACATTGAAGAGGTAATGAAGAAGGCTGGCAGGGTGGGATGCACAACTTGCCACACGCCTCTTCCTTCTACAACAAAAATTTATGCTCTTGGAGGTTCAAATTTCCATGATCCAAGCTTGTATCGTTCTGTCATTGGAAGCTTGCAATATCTAACCATTACCAGGTCTGAAATCAGCTTCTGTGTCAACAAACTTGCTCAATTTGTTCAATCTCCCCTGGATTCACATTGAAAAATGGTGAAACGTGTGCTGAGGTACCTAAATGGCACAACATTTTATGGCCTGCATCTTAAGAAGGATTCTGAAATGGACACTGCTATGAAGATCACTGCTTATAGTGATTCTGACTGGGCTGGTGACCCTGATGACAGAAAGTCAACCACTGGATATTGTGTGTTCCTTGGCTCCAATCTGATATCCTGGGCTTCGAAGAAACAAACGGCTGTAGCCAGGTCTAGTACTGAGGCAGAGTACAGAAGCATGGCAGGGACAATGGCGGAGCTAGTGTGGATAAGGAATCTAATGGTTGAGTTAAAATTAGCTATCTCTGAAGCACCTATAGTGTATTGTGACAACCTGAGTGCTGTACTGTTGGCAGCAAACCCAATCTTGCATTTCGAATccaagaattttgaaattgatcTTCACTTCGTCAGAGATCATGTCACcaacaaagaaattcaagtgaGTCACATTCCAGGGGCAACACAGGTGGCAGATATTTTTACCAAAGCAATACCCTCTGAGGCTTTTCTACACTTTCGAACCAGGCTAAGCATCTGTAATCAACAAGCAGTTGCAAGCATTCCAGAAAAGAAAAACTAGAGATGATAATAGGAGTTATACATATATGCAGCAGTACCTTGGCTCAGTCTCTTAGCTCAATAGCTTTCCTTCTAAAACAGTTAGTTCTGTTAATGCTATTTTCTGTTATAAGTTGGTTAGTAGGTCCCAGCTGACTCAGCAGCAGCTTCTAGGCCCTTCTAGTGTTTGTTATAGTCTGTTAGCTTAGTTCATGATTTAAGTCATGTGTTAGTTAGCCAGCTATACATATAAATTGTAAAATTCACATGCTGTAAGTTCAGTTGCTTGCTTGAATGCAAATCACACACTCTCTCATCTTCTCTCTCTACTCTTCTCTTTGAACTTCTTCTCTGAGGCCTGGTacctttcaatttaaattagtaattattcattttttaaaagaattttattttttcagttgatattattctcattttcttttttaattttttaagatattCTCTGATTTGGTAGACAAAAATTAATCCATCATAAATCataactctatttaaaaatttgtcttgactaataaattattatatacacaaGGTAATATTTAAACTTCCCAACTTATTTAGAAACAAGATAAGTCAATTATTTGACTAATCCGAATGGATTAATATTCtcgtacataaaatattttttgtcactaaattttgttaaaattttaaaaatatttttaaattttattttatttaaattttgttttaaaatttttatttacatcaaatatactctttaatatttaattttttcataaatttaaaattaatttattaataattttacaaaaacaacctttaacataaataaaataactcCTAACTGGACTTCTTATTAAGTATTATTGATGTATAAGTCctaaatttcttaaaaatttagctATAAAAATACATttcatacaaataaaaaattttaaaataaaataaaaataaaataaaacctaaaaatacttttaaattttgttcacaaattttagataaaaaaatattttacccaATTCAACCTGAGAGGtttgatatttagttatttatcaGAGGTTGTGTTTTTGAGCTGTTGTTCAGGCTCGGTGATTTACACGCATTCTTCTTATTGAGTGGGAGCTCTG
This window contains:
- the LOC112719959 gene encoding protein LIGHT-DEPENDENT SHORT HYPOCOTYLS 6; this encodes MDTASGSEGGGRGEERGEPEPPSPLPVAAAPTITTTTATPAETSSPPAPPSRYESQKRRDWNTFLQYLRNHKPPLTLARCSGAHVIEFLKYLDQFGKTKVHVPGCPYFGHPNPPAPCACPLKQAWGSLDALIGRLRAAYEENGGRPESNPFGAKAVRIYLREVREGQAKARGIPYEKKKRKRSTVTVSAVSSSSGSGAISIASGSGGGGDGNNGGGETPACGGGAGGSSSSASTLTSTANVSTTSTTV